From the genome of Brassica oleracea var. oleracea cultivar TO1000 chromosome C4, BOL, whole genome shotgun sequence:
CACAGATGTTACCTGTGATGGAGGAAACCGGGATAGATATTGAACAGAGTGATGGACATGCAGAAACAGTAGCCCCAGCTATACCAAGATGGAGATGTCAAGTTGATGCTTCGTGGGTAAGTACCCAGGAGGCCGTTGGCGTTGGATTTGTAATGATGGAGGAAGGCGCAACGATTCTTTATGGAGTTAAAAAGACAAACAACACTGAATCGCCTCTACATGCGGAGGCCGAAGGATTAATCTGGGCAATGCAGGAAGCACTGGGGAGAGAATTCACTATAATGCACTTTGAAACAGATTGTCAACAGCTCGTGAAGCTTATCAAGAACGACGAAGAGGAATGGCCGGCTATGGCAACAAAACTGGATGAAATCAAAGCTCTTGCAAGTAATTTCAACATCTTCTCTATCTCGTACGTATCAAGGTCTCTAAACCTTCGTGCGGATGGCCTAGCGAAGGGAGTCCGATCACGCGAACTCCGGATACCTTATGTGAATTGATGTGCTCCAAGATGGTTAGCCCTGGTTGCTAGCTAAATGGATGCAAACTAAGTTTTAGCTTATTTATTTTCGATGCCAAAAAAAAAAAATATATGTGTTCAGTCAGAGGTCGGTTTTTAAGTCTTTCATTATCACCACAAAGCTAAAACTTTTTGGAGTATTGTTTTATCTACTAATTTTTCTTCAGTTTACATATTTACGATTTTTGTTATGATGAAATTGCTAATGTGAACATGTTTAAGGATATGATCAATTCGAATCTAAGTTGTGATCTTTCATATATTAAAGAGAAACCAAACAATACTGTAGTCAATATTATATCTTGTTCGTTATTGTTATTGTTATGAAAGTCAGATGGTAGTGAGATTATCATATTCGCACTATGTAAGACACATAAAATATGATTAGATAGTTTAACTAATAATTTTCAACTTTTTACTTCCCACTCAAATATGATTATTTATTATAGAAAAGGATAAATATCACCATAGTTAGTATTCAATCAATATACTATTGATTAGTGGTTAAAGGTGGAACATATCATCCGGCGAGAAGGTAGCATCCACACTTGCAAAACAAAACAAGACAATGCACAAACACAACTATCAAGCTTAGCTTCAGGAACATTTTTTTGTTTTTAAAGTTCTATCATAACGGTCTGTGACCACACGTACTAAATTCAGTGAAATCGAAAAAGAAAAAAACAAAGTTGATGACGAGATTCAAAGAGAGAGAGCATTGGTATGCACCGCAACAAAAGTTGTCTTTTACCCTCAGCTTCATTGTTACTGATTCTTATAAATACGAATAGTCTGACATATGCAATAGAACAAGAAAGTGATCAACGAAGAACAATCAAATTAAATGAACCATCTTTGTCCCTTTCCAAGATATTCCCTACTGTCTAAAAAGCAATTAGATGTTTTAGTGGTGGTGGTATCAGCTGCATAACTGGGAACACATCTGCTGAATCTGAGACTGGTTCTCGTTACCAAGCGTGTACATCTCTGTTCTCCCGTTAGCTATACACGTCAAGTTCATCTGCTTCCCAATCTGGCTCGACTGCACCAAATCATTCTTAGCTTTTTGTTTCTAATAAAATTTCAAAAGAAAAATAAAAAATCTGAAGAGCTTTTTACCTTACAGTACATATTTTGAGATTTACAGTTCCATAGCGAGGTAGGCATACAACTGAGATAATGGCACCAAGAACAATGCTTGTTCAAATCCGTCCCTCGGAGAAGCACAATGAGCCCAACGGTATATCTAACAAAACATTTCACAAACTCAAATTAAACTCTGTATTTAAATCGATTATTGGTAGCTAAAAAGAAGAAGAAGCATATACCCTGCAATCAAAAGCAATAAAGAAGTGATCCAGAGAACGTATTGGTACGGCTTGTGTTTGGATTTAGCAGAAGGTGCAGCGTAGCCACGAGGGTTGTTCCTCTGGTTGAAGTATCCATACTGAGGACGGATCAAGAAAACAAAGCCTAGAAGAAACCCGGAAGTGAATCCTCCGAGATGGGCAAAGTTGTCTACATGCGGAAGAATACCTACTGCTAGATTAATGGATATGATGAAGATGAGTGTCAAAAGAGCTGCAAACTGCAAATGGAGATATGAATCTTTTAGACACACAACATCATTCATGGGAAGTGTTTTGATCATCTTTTTCACCTTATTTGCGTATATAGTCCAGTTAGTGAGAAGCTCTGAAAGCATAGCGCCAAGCAAACCGAATAATGCACCAGAGGCACCAACGGATATACCCTCCCGGTTAAAGAGAGATGATAACAAACTCCCACCAAATCCAGAAATCATATAAAGCAATCCAATGCGTACTGTCAAAAAGAGGATGATCAACTAACTGCATCCATAATAAATGGTTTAAAGACAATATAAGATCCATACCGAATCCAAACTCTTGCTCGAGCCGAATACCGATGAAGATAAGGCTCAACATGTTGGCAAGGACATGGAAAACACCAGCGTGTAGCCATATACAAGTGAACAAGCGCCACACTTGGTGCTTATCCACCACCATTGTTACCTCTAAAGCCCCCATCTTCTCTAATCTGGAACGAAACAACACATAACATCAAAACCGCTAAGTACACAGTCTCCACTTCCACAAGACAAGTCTACCATTTTCAGATCCTCTAAACGGCAAAGGTCAAAAAGTTGGAAGCTTTAGGGTTACCCACGTCGTAGAAGAGGGACCCAGGAGAGGATTCTCCTTCATCGGCTGAAACGCGAATCTCCCGAGAAACCTAGCCGAGCACTTTTGCGAGTTCTTAGGGCAATCGTTGATGAACATCGAGACAGCAAAAAGCACAATGTTGGCCACCACGATAGCCGGAACCAGCCACGGGAACCAAAGCTTGAAAGGCCGAAACTCCGCGAAAGAAGCGCGCTGCCTCCCCCCGCGAGCCCCCGCAGAAGTTTGCGCGGCGGAGACGTTGCTTGTCGGCGGATCCACCACCTTGATCTCCAGACCTTCGCGAGACATTTTCGAGAGGACGAGATCTCTTCTTCGTCTTCGTCTTGGTGTCACCCCTAAAAGAAAGGATCGAGCTTTTTCACGACATTGTCTCAGCAGAGAAGCGAAGGGAATCAGATGAATCAATCGTCTTTCTTTCCTCCTTTTTTTGGGGCATTCCTCGTGAAGAAGCTAATTAATATGAATAGTCCAGTAATATTCATTTTATAATATATACTATTAATAGCGAGTGAGAAGATTCGAATATTAATTGCGCAAACAGTTGCCTCATTAATCACATGATCAAGTCTGAGTAGTTTGTATTCTATTAGCGAGAGTTTAAAAATATAAAATTATTCCTTTCCGTTTCTTGTAAATCCAGATAAATGTGTTCCTTGCCTTCGAATCCTAATGATTAAATCTGATTAGCTTCTAAAATCGTCAATCATGTTATAATAATTGTAATTCCATATATTTATAATTATACATAAGATCTCGAATCGGTGGAGATTTCTTATCATTAATACTTTGCCTTCCATATTTCCTTCCGATTTTGTAAGTTTGGATATTTTTTATTTTAAAATTTAAGCTATAAATTCTCTTGTTTTATCTTTAGATTTTACTGCTTTATAATTATTTAAAAAAAAAATTGACAACATCAACTAAACTAAGAAACTAGACCTGCCGAAGAAGTGAAATCAACATAAAATATACCTGAAAGAAAACTCTTCGCACTACGTGCAAATTTAGCAATTATAGTGTTTTGTGTTTTACGAATATGTATGATCCGAAAGTTAGGAAAGAAAGTCTCACTGCATCGAAATTTTTTCATATGTGTAGAAAAAGCTGGACATTCTTCAAGTGACGACACCATCTTCACCAAGTGATAACAATCCGTCGTAAACACTACATCAAAAAATTGGAGAGCCTTCATGCATTTCATTTCCCAGATCAGAGCTTCACTCGGCATGCAAAGGTGATAGACTACATCAAAGATTCATTGCTCTCATCATCACTTCAGTTGAACCTACTTTTGACAATACCATCTTTGTCCGGTGTATATATCTTCCTCTATCTAGACACCATCAACATAACTGTAAATCAAGAGATATGAGAAAGAATACTTATTATTCATTATGTGATGTTACATCATATATATAAACAACTCTTAAAGATATATACAAATCGGATGTTTCATCGTATATTTAGATTTATCTCCAACAACTACTTATACTTATCTATGCAACATCGTTATCTTAGTTCTATAACCATCTAGAACCTTAACATTCCCCCTCAAGTTGGAGCGTGCAAATTACACACTCCAAACTTGGACAACAAGTATCGAAATGTTGAGCTTCCTAGTGCTTTCGTCATGATATCTGCTAGCTGTTCATTTGTCCGTACATGAACCGTCGAAATAAGCTTGGTCTTTACTGCATCTCGAACAGCATGACAATCAGATACAATATGCTTCGTACGCTCATGGAATACTGGATTTGTTGCGATGTAAATTGGTGATTTGCTATGACAAAATAACTTCATCGGTATTTCATGTTTGACTCCTAAATCTGCCAGCAATCTCTTCAGCCACTTCAGCTCCTTTAAGGCATCAGACATCGCTCGATATTCTGCTTCAGCCGATGAATGCGACACTATATCCTGCTTCTTTGTCTTCCAAGCAACTAGTGAATTTTCTAGTAGCACCATATACGCTGAGAGAGAATGCCTTGTACGCCGACATGAATTCTAGTTAGAATCACAAAAGCACGTATCTGCAGGTCACTATCAGATCGCAACATAACTCCTTGACCTGGACTTCCCTTCAGATATTTGAGAACCCTCATTGCTGCATCCCAATGTGCATCACAAGGCTCATGCATAACCTGAGATAGTACGTGAACTGAATAACACAAGTCAGGACGTGTTATAGTTAGATACACAAGTTTTCCAACTACTCTTCGAAACCGAACCGGATCTGCTAGCAAAGGACCCTTATCTTTCAACAACTTATGATTAACCTCCATTGGCGTTGCTACTGGTTTACATCCAAGTATTCTCATCTCATTGACGATGTCCAAAGCATACTTTCTCTGCGTAAGAAACATTTCTAAAGGACCTCTCGCTATTTCTATGCCAAGAAAGTACTTCGCTTTACTAAGATCCTTCATATGAAAGCAATCACTCAAGTATTTCTTAAACTTCACCATCATGTCCATATCATCTCCGGAAACTATCAAATCGTGTACATATATTAGAACACGTACACTTTTACGTCCCTTGATGTAAGTAAACAACGAGTAGTCCTTGTATGACTGCACAAATCCAAAACTCTCAAGAGCTTTTGTCAACTTCTCAAGCCAGCATCGAGGTGCCTGCTTCAAGCCATACAATGATTTTCGTAGCTTACACACTTTATTTGGATCATCGGAGTGAAAGCTTGGTGGCAACCTCATGCATACTTCTTCTTCTAAATCTCTATGTAGGAATGCATTATGCACATCCATCTGGTGAATCTCTCAATTCTTTGCTACATTAACCTCCAAAAGTGTTCTCACTGTGTCCATTTTAGCCACCGGTGCAAATGTTTCTTCATAATCTTCTCCCTCAGTTTGATGATTCCCACAACAAACAAGTCTATCTTTGTATCTCTCGATGGTCTCATCTGCATTGTATTTGATGGTAAAGATCTATTTGCTACCAATCGCCTTCTTTCCTTCGAGCAGATCAGCCAAATTCCATGTCCTACTCAGCTCAAGTGCATCTACTTCAACCTTCGTTGCCTTTCTTCATCTTTCATCTTTAAATCCTTCTTTATACTTTCTTGGCACCAAACCCGCACTCACAGCCGCAAGAAACGCATGATGGTGATCCGAAAACTGAGCATCACTCACATAATCAGTTATGGGATACAAGGTTTTACATGGACTCGTTGGAGAAGACTCTGTTTGTAGACAGGATGTCAAGACAGTGTTATGTTTATCAAGAGTACTCTGAGCATTGTAGATAACACAATCTTGGAGTTTTACCGGTGGTATAGATTTTCTATGTCCTTGCCCCAATGACTCTTCCGGAGAGCCTTGTTCGGGTGCAACAACATGCGTAGGCAAAAGTTCTTCTGCAGGTGCATCAACATGAGTTGTTTCAGCAGTCTGGTCCATGAGTTGCACATCACTCCCCCTGTCTGCAAGTATCTCAGGCTGGGGGAATCCATTGTAATCCTCGATCACCATTGGAACAGGCGCTGGTGAAGGAACATCTACCTTCTCAGCATACGGAAATATCGTCTCACAAACACTACATCGCGAGAGACCAGAGACTCGTTCTCTTCAAGATCATACAGCTTCCAACCTTTCTTCCTAAAAGGGTATCCCACAAAAATACATCTCATGCTACGTGTCCCGATCTTTATCTCGCCTTGACTTATGTGCAAAACACAAGCAACCAAACGTCTTGATATTCTCATAAGAAGATCACTTCCCATACAAGCATTCATAAAGTGTTTTTCCTTGAAGAACCTTCATTGGAGTCCTATTTATCAGATGTGCAGCTGCTAAAACACTTTCTCCCCAAAACTTCATAGGAAGGTTAGCCTGAAACAACAAAGATCTCGCTACATTTGAAATGTGACGATGTTTCCTTTCCACTCTACCATTTTGTTGTGGTGTGTTGACGTAAGAAATATAGTGTAAGATTCCTTTCTCAGCAAAATAACTTGTTAAACACATAAACTCTATTCCATTATCTCTCCTAACTGTCTTAACCATCTTTCCAAATTGTCGATTGATTAAAGAGATAAAGTTAGGCACCACTGTTTTTACTTCGTTTTTCTCTAGAAGTAGATGTATCCATACTGACCTGGAGAAGTCATGTACTATTGTACAGAAATATACAGCACCACACGACGAAGACACACGATATGGACCCCAAAGATCGATGTGAATCAAATCAAACGAAGCTAAAATTTTATTAGAACTTTCAGAAAACACCTCTCTTGTCTGTTTAGACTGAAAACAAACATCACATCCACCAAACTTGGTTGGGACGTCTTTAACACCATAAATAAAAGGTAAAAAACTCAAAACACCACATGAAGGATGTCCCAGCCGTCGATGCCACAAAATCTGATCTTCAGAAGCTTTAGCTCTGTGATCTCTGGCAACCGATACATCCCGATAAACATAAACACCGTTCTTGACTTCACTGGGTCCAATCAAAGTCCTCGTAAAACGGTCATGAAAAACACAAAGCGTATCAGTAAACATCGCAAGACATCATGTCTGTCTGAGCAACTTCGTAACAGACAATAATGTACAATTCAGGTCTGAGATATAAAGAACATTCAACTATGTCAACTTTACGGACAGCTTTAGGCTACCACTCTTAGTCGCCATAACATGACTACTATCAGCAAAGTGATATCTCTTGATTTTGATGAGTTTTAGATTCATATTTTAGCTTATTATGGTTATTCTAAGTTGCATT
Proteins encoded in this window:
- the LOC106339449 gene encoding RHOMBOID-like protein 1, with translation MSREGLEIKVVDPPTSNVSAAQTSAGARGGRQRASFAEFRPFKLWFPWLVPAIVVANIVLFAVSMFINDCPKNSQKCSARFLGRFAFQPMKENPLLGPSSTTLEKMGALEVTMVVDKHQVWRLFTCIWLHAGVFHVLANMLSLIFIGIRLEQEFGFVRIGLLYMISGFGGSLLSSLFNREGISVGASGALFGLLGAMLSELLTNWTIYANKFAALLTLIFIISINLAVGILPHVDNFAHLGGFTSGFLLGFVFLIRPQYGYFNQRNNPRGYAAPSAKSKHKPYQYVLWITSLLLLIAGYTVGLIVLLRGTDLNKHCSWCHYLSCMPTSLWNCKSQNMYCKSSQIGKQMNLTCIANGRTEMYTLGNENQSQIQQMCSQLCS